In the genome of Raphanus sativus cultivar WK10039 chromosome 9, ASM80110v3, whole genome shotgun sequence, the window atacaatttttttaactttacttTTCTTTAGTTAAATCGTACAACCATGTATCCtggtaaatatttatattacagTTTAATATTTACAACATTGAAATCTTCTTCTACTGGTCACTGGTCAGTCTTAATTCTCCGATTTGCATTTGGTAGATATATTTAAGTTACTATTTTGTCAAACTTCaagtttttcttaataaaatgTAACTTCATGTGTTAAACCAAGAAAGAATGATTTTTAAAGGCCAGGAAGGAAAGATGAAATCtacaatattaattattttcactttaaatttaaaagtgtAGAGATTGACGTAAATAATTGAATGTCCTTTTGATATATAAAAGATAAGACTAGTTTTTACcggaaaaaagaagaagataagacTAGTTTATAAGATTAGGTTTTAGCTTATTTCAAAGTATGTGATGGCATGACGTTCGTCaatgtatatttacatttattaacaaatttcgaatatcaaacaaaataaaataaaatggtttGTAAAGTCGCCGGCCGTAGTGACGACGATCATGGACACAACTCTTCTCATCACCGTTTGATTTGGTTAAAGTATTTGCGGTCGTGGGTCCCACTTCTTTTGTTTCGTGAATGTGATTAGTGAACTAATCTATAGGTACATAACTCTATGTCGACGCGTATTATACGATTCCCATTAAGTTAACCATATAgatataactttaaaaaaaaacaatatgtaaTCAATCATCCAATGATCAAATATACATATAACTTTCAGGTTCGGTGAAACTATAACATGCTAGGATGAGATGTAtcaaacattaggtttttcattTCAAGGAAAGAGTAAATTGTGGAAAATAGTGATTTATTGTTGCGTAACTCCAAAACAGTGTGGAGTCTCAATCAAATGTAATAGTACTTTTATGTaaggaaaaaaacaatataattatataggTACAACGTCAAATGATTTTGTAACGCAATACAAAAGTTTGTCGTGCTGAAGCATACAGAGTAGAAAGAACGAGACGGTAAAAAGACTCGTGACCCTATCCTTGAACTGCGAGCTAGTCTCTAATTATTTTACAAGATCTTGATGGAATAATGGAGTGCTCATAGAGCCGGACGGTGGAGATGAGGCGATGGAACTAATGGAGGAGATAAGGTTTAAAAGAAAGTTAGAAAAGGTAATGCACGAGTAGTgcttaaataaaaacaaagaataCCAAATAATGATATGCTTGCAATTCACATTCATGCTAATAAAAACACAACCACTACAGCGCAAAATGACAACGATTACCTAGAAAAAGTCGGACATTAATAATAAGTCCGATCTCGTTAATTTCTATCTAGATAATGTTTTCGAGAATTAAAATTGGTTCCTGTTTTGGTATTTCATTTACTTCAACTCTCAAACCAGAGTGACTCATAAATCACTTATCAATTACTACAATCAATcgatttaattttagttttaccgTTTCTGAAACCCCTACTTACATGCTTGTTCGTATGGAGGACAGGCGTCTAACGCTTTTGGAAGCTCAACTAAACCGTATTTTATGGGTTGGATCGAAACAACATCTCAGTGTCGGTTGGGTTCGGGTCAATATTCGGTCACACCTAAACGGGCGCTTTGGCTACTTGTCTGATTTGAGATTCTTACGTACGTTACTCAACCTCGGTTGATGCAATCCGTAACTTTCTTGCTTAGTCACAACTCACAAGGTAAACGGCACCCACTCTTTTCCGTCTAATGGCCCGCCGGATTCGGTACAAACATTACcaacaaaattttgaagataatataaattgtaacagatattaacttaatattttacaaaatattttacgaCCCTTAAAATCTCAGGCTAGTAGCTTATCTTTCCACTGAAACCAAACGTTCCTACCAATTGCCGAATCACACAAAAAGGAGACAGCGAGAGCGAGGATTCGGAGCATGTCACACACTCAAACTCAGAGGCCCAGATGTATATGTTTTGGCTTACCAGATAGacgtaaagtttttttttttttcttttttttgttcaaaccaGATAGACGTaaagttaaaactaaaatttgctAACAAAACTTCAAACTATTTCTCAAGAAGAATGGTTCTAATACTTCATTATTACCCTGCTAATCCTCGTCTTCAAGTGATTTAAACAGTAGAAGAAAAATCATGAACATTACGAAAGTGAACGAGAGTAAGGATAAAAGCGAAAACTAGTTGATCCATTTACAATCTTGTGCAATAAGAGGAATACGCAAACCAAAGTACGTCCTAATcataaaaacaccaaatcataaaaacaccaaaacaccCCCAACACTCTTATTAGACTTCCTTGTCACTTTTTAAGTCTCTCagtttctcctcttcttcttcttctcctctttatcTGCCGAGTTCTTCAGCTGTATAGCACAGAAGACTCATCAATGGATGATAActatacaaacaaataaattaaacaacttaAGTATCATCAGGTGAAGATGAACTTACCATTATGATGAGAATACGGACAAACACAGCAACAAAATCGGTGAAAAGGGTCAACGCATGTTTCACATAGTCCATGTCCCCTAGATGTGCCTTCTCTATAATCTCTTGGGTATCCACCACCATGTATCCCACAAAGATCAAGAGCCCAAAGTAGAGCTACACCAACAGATTCATAACAACAACATGAGGAGTCTGAACAAAAGGAACTACGAAAAAGAAGAGATCTTCACAGTAAGAGAAGTTTAGTATACCTCGAACTTAAAGATAGAGGCAGAGCCACCAAAGATGGAAGAGGCAAACTGAAGCCACATCAGCATAGACAAGCCAGATGAGAGAAGGCCTCCGAGGTAGAGATACTCTCTGCGCCTTGCCAGCATCGCTGCTCCTGAGAAACAGACAAACGCTATCGCAGTTCCGACGAACGCAGTGATAAGGATGCTGTAGTCACCAAAAAAGATAACAACCGTCAGGTCATAAACACAGCGCTGAATGAAACACAATACCAAAAAGAGACAATAAGTCACCTTGGATCAAAATCAACAGCCACTTTGATCAAGGGGCCAACAGAAGCACCTTCAAGAACGGCAGACAGGAACAGAAGCGAGAGCCTCTTTTGCTGCAACCAAAAGAATATTTCAGTAAAACGATACAATAAAGAAAGCAATGTTGTTGTAAACCCCCTCCCACACATACTTGTTCATGAGGAGGGCACGAGAGGAGCCAGATCATGCTTCCACAGCATGCAATGGTTGTGAGAAGACCACCGATGTTCCAGAGCACGTGGAGGTAAGCTCCGAAGGCAGAGGCAACGAGGGCACAGCACAAAGTGAGATAAACCTACAAAATCCACCGTAAGAATCCAGATCAATAAGTACAAAT includes:
- the LOC108828385 gene encoding bax inhibitor 1 produces the protein MDSFSSFFDSQPGSRSWSYDSFKNLHQISPSVQNHLKRVYLTLCCALVASAFGAYLHVLWNIGGLLTTIACCGSMIWLLSCPPHEQQKRLSLLFLSAVLEGASVGPLIKVAVDFDPSILITAFVGTAIAFVCFSGAAMLARRREYLYLGGLLSSGLSMLMWLQFASSIFGGSASIFKFELYFGLLIFVGYMVVDTQEIIEKAHLGDMDYVKHALTLFTDFVAVFVRILIIMLKNSADKEEKKKKRRN